The genomic DNA CTGAGGAAAAAGCCAAGGCGCTTTAAATTGATAATTGCACCAAAAGTTCAAGAGGACAACGCTGGTTTTAGAATCTTGAACTTTTTTAAATTTTAGCTTATGTTATTCAAAACTTCTTTAAACACGCCGCTGGGGGAGATGATCGCTGTCGCCCATACGCAAGGGATCAGCCTTTTAGCTTTTTCTGATGAAAAAACGGTAGATCGAGATATTCAGCAAATAGAAAAAACCTTGCAAACTGAGGTTAAAGAAGGGGAGAACACGTATCTGCATCAGTTAAAACAAGAATTAGAAGCCTATTTTAACGGCAATTTGAAAGCATTCACAGTGCCTTTATTTACGGTGGGAACGCCTTTCCAGAAGTCGGTTTGGGAGGTTTTACAAAAAGTTCCGTATGGCGAAACCAAAACCTACGCCCAGCAAGCTCTCGCATTGGGCAAGCCTAAATCGGTGAGAGCGGTTGCCAATGCCAATGGTCAAAATAAAATTGCAATTGTCATTCCTTGCCATCGGATTATCGGTTCCAATGGCACTTTAACAGGCTATGCTGGCGGACTTTGGCGGAAACAAAAACTACTGGAATTAGAAAAATCCATTTTACTCTAAGCCTTATTTTATCGCCCAAAAACTGAATGGATGGAACTGTTGACCATTAAAAATTTGTCATTTGCCTACCCTGATGCTTTGCCTATTTTTGAAGATTTGAATTGGCAATTTCAACGAGGAAAAATCATCGGTATTGCAGGGGAGAGTGGTTGCGGAAAATCTACTTTGCTGAGTCTGATTTATGGTCTTTTGGATTGGCAAAAAGGGACTATTTTTTTTGATGGACAACCTATTTTTGGACCCAAAGCCAACATTGTCCCTGGCGAAAAGGAAATGAAATTGGTGGCTCAGAATTATGATTTGATGCCCTATGGAACGGTTTATGATAATGTAGGGCAATTTATTTCTAACATCAATTTAGAGGAAAAAAGGCGAAAAGTACAGCAATTATTAGCCGTGGTAGGCTTGGAAGAATTGGCGGATAAACAGCCGCATTTTCTTAGTGGTGGGCAGCAACAGCGCGTGGCAATTGCCAGAGCTTTATCATCAATGCCAAAACTTTTGCTTTTAGATGAACCTTTTAGCCATCTGGACATCGCCCGAACGATCAGCTTGAGAAAGCGGCTGTTTTCTTACGCCAAAGCCAATGGCATCAGTGTGCTTATTTCTACGCACAATCTGCAGGAGATTATGCCTTGGTTAGATGAAATTTTAATTCTAAAAAATGGCGAAATCATCCAAAATGATACGCCAGAATCGGTTTATCATCATCCTAAAAATGAATATGTAGCCCAACTTTTTGGCGAGGTTAACTTCCTTGATGCTGAAACTCAAAAGCAACTCCAATGGGAGAAAACAATGTATTATCCACATCAAATTAAAATTTCTGAAGATGGTGTGCCCGCCGAAGTTGTGGAGAGTTTATTTGCTGGAAGTTACTTTTGGAATAGGGTCAAAATAAAAGATACCACCCTGATTGTCTATTCTGAGCGGCATCTTCATGGTGTGGTGAGATTAAAAGTAGACTAAGCTTTTCTCACAAATTCAGACTTGAGTCCCATAGCGCCAAAGCCATCTATTTTACAGCTGATGTTATGGTCGCTATCATAATTTAATCTTATATTTTTAACTTTCGTTCCAGCTTTTACGGGCTTTGGAGCGCCTTTTACAGGCAAATCTTTAATCACCACCACGGTATCACCATCTACAAGCTCATTGCCATTAGAATCTAAAATTTTCTCTTGACCATTAGCGGCGTAATCCTCAGGATTCCACTCATTAAAACACTGCGAACACACCATCAAATCATCTTGTGGATAGGTAAACTCCGAGCCACATTTAGGACATAAAACGATATCACTCATAACAATATAATTATTTAAACCACAAAGATAACGATTTTTGAGGAAAAGGGAAAAAGTGGCTCCCCATAAAACCTATATCTATTTTTTAAGGAGCAATTATTTCCCTTTTTAGAATGGAGACTTTCCTCCCTCACACCTTCTTCAAGGCGATTCTTTTTCGGGGGGCGTCTACTTCTAAGACCTGAACGCTGATGGGCTGATGGAGTTTTACATGGGCATTCACATCATCAACAAAACCGTCGGTGAGTTGGGAAATATGAATCAATCCGCTCTCTTTGATGCCAATATCCACAAAACAACCAAACGCCGTGATATTATTCACAATTCCGGGTAAAATCATTCCCACTTTTAGGTCGGCAAGAGTTTTTACCGTGGGGTCAAACTCAAAAATCTGGGCGTGCTGGCGAGGGTCTAAGCCTGGTTTTTCCAACTCCTTCAGAATATCACGAATGCCCAAAATACCCACTGTTTCGGTGGTGAAATCCTCAGGGTTGATTTGCTGAATTTTGGCTTTGTTGGCGATGAGTTCCGCCGTATGTAAGCCCACTTTTTTCGCCATTTTTTCCACAATAGGGTAGGCTTCGGGGTGCACCGCCGAGTTGTCGAGCGGATTTTCGCCATCTTTAATGCGAACAAAAGCGGCGGCTTGCTGGAAGACTTTTTCGCCCAAACGAGGCACTTTTTTCAAGTCATTTCGGTTGCGAAACGCCCCGTGCTCCGAGCGATAATTCACGATATTTTCTGCCATTTTGTAGCCAATCCCAGAGACATAACGCAGCAGGGATTGACTGGCGGTATTGAGGTTCACACCCACAGCATTCACGCTGTGTATCACGGTTTTATCCAGTTCTTCTTTGAGGAGCGTAGCATCTACATCGTGCTGATATTGTCCCACGCCGATGCTCTTCGGATCTATTTTCACCAACTCTGCCAGCGGGTCGCTCAGCCGCCTGCCAATGGACACCGCCCCACGCACCGTCACATCGTAATTGGGGAATTCCTCACGGGCAATTTTACTCGCCGAATAGACCGACGCCCCCGCCTCCGAAACGACAAAAACCTGCAAATCTCGGTCAAATTTGATTTTCTTCACAAAAAGTTCCGTCTCTCGGCTCGCCGTGCCGTTGCCAATCGCTATGGCTTCAATCTGATAGGTACTGACCATCGAGCGGATTTTCTTCATCGCCAATGCCGTTTCGTGCTGGGGAGCGTGCGGAAAAATGGTCTCGTTGTAGAGAAGGTCGCCCTTTTCGTCCAAACAAACCACCTTGCAGCCCGTGCGGTAGCCAGGGTCGATCGCCAGAATGCGTTTTTCGCCCAAAGGTGCCGCCAGAAGGAGCTGTTTGAGGTTGTCGGCAAAGATAGCAATCGCCTTTTCATCGGCTTTGGCTTTGGCATCGCTCAGAATTTCGTTGGCGATGGAGGGTTCCAGCAAGCGTTTGTACGCCTCGTGGCAAGCTTGGGCAATGTAGGGGGCGGTTTTCCGTTGATTTTTGATGAAGTTTTGCTCCAAAAACGCCAGTGCATCATCGGTATTGACTTCAATTTTCACTTTGATAAACCCTTCATTTTCCGCCCGAAGCATCGCCAATAATCGGTGCGAAGGTACACGAGAAAGCGACTCGTTCCAGTCAAAATATTGCTGATATTTTTGGGCATCATCGGGGTTTTCTTTGCCTTTTTTGGTGATTTTGGTAACGATTTTTGCGGTACGCTGGAAGAGCTGTCGGAGGCGTTTTCGCACGAAGATATTTTCATTGATCCACTCAGCGATGATGTCGCAAGCTCCCTGCAAAACCGCTTCTACATTGGGTCTTTCGGCGGAAATATACCGCTGGGCGGTGCGTTCTATCTCATCGGAATTTTGAGCCATCAGGATTTTTGCCAACGGCTCCAAGCCTTGCTCTCGAGCGGTATCGGCTTTGGTTTTTCGGCGTTTTTTGTAGGGTAGGTAGAGGTCTTCTAACTCCTGCAAATCAAAGGATTGCGTGATTTTTTGTTCCAATTCTGCCGATAATTGTTGCTGTTCGGCAATGGTTTTTAAGATGGTTTCCTTGCGTTTTTGGATTTCCTCGTATTGTTTTTGTCCTTTGAGGATTTGCTCAATCGCCATCTCGTCGAGGTTGCCCGTTCGGTCCTTCCGATACCGTGCGATAAACGGAATGGTGCCGCCTTCACCCAACAATTGTAAGGTATTCTCCACGGATTTTTCCGCCAATTGCGTCTGTTTCTGTATATATTGTGTGAGGGTCATTGTTGTGATTTATAAATTTTTGAGGGGCGTAAAGTTAGCAAAATAATGCTTGATTCCCTTAGAAATTGTGATTTATATTGGGGAAAACTTACATTAGTTTGGGTTAAATTTACCTTACTTAGGGGAAGTTTTACTTTAAAAAGGGGAGAGGTTGCATTAACCTGGGGAAGAGTTGCTTTAAACGGAGTAATGTTTACTTCAACTTAGGTTAAGCTTACTTTATTTGGGGTAAGCTTTATATGAAATTGTTGTTATTTGGTTAAGGAAAAAAAGACCGATATTATTTCAATCGGTCTTTTACATATTCTATTTTAGTTTTGCCATGAGGTTGGGGCGTTCCGTTTTCATCTAATGCCACCATCACGATTTTTTCTATGGTAATAATGGGCTGATGGGTCATTTTATTGCGAACTTCGCATCTTAGCGTGAGAGAGGAACTGCCGAAATGAACAGGCTCTAAGCCGATTTCTATGATATCGCCTTGCTTGGCGGAGCTCACAAAGTTGATTTCCGACATATATTTGGTCACCGTTCTAGGGTTTTCCAACTGAATGATGGCATAAAGC from Riemerella columbina includes the following:
- a CDS encoding methylated-DNA--[protein]-cysteine S-methyltransferase, translating into MLFKTSLNTPLGEMIAVAHTQGISLLAFSDEKTVDRDIQQIEKTLQTEVKEGENTYLHQLKQELEAYFNGNLKAFTVPLFTVGTPFQKSVWEVLQKVPYGETKTYAQQALALGKPKSVRAVANANGQNKIAIVIPCHRIIGSNGTLTGYAGGLWRKQKLLELEKSILL
- a CDS encoding ABC transporter ATP-binding protein, giving the protein MELLTIKNLSFAYPDALPIFEDLNWQFQRGKIIGIAGESGCGKSTLLSLIYGLLDWQKGTIFFDGQPIFGPKANIVPGEKEMKLVAQNYDLMPYGTVYDNVGQFISNINLEEKRRKVQQLLAVVGLEELADKQPHFLSGGQQQRVAIARALSSMPKLLLLDEPFSHLDIARTISLRKRLFSYAKANGISVLISTHNLQEIMPWLDEILILKNGEIIQNDTPESVYHHPKNEYVAQLFGEVNFLDAETQKQLQWEKTMYYPHQIKISEDGVPAEVVESLFAGSYFWNRVKIKDTTLIVYSERHLHGVVRLKVD
- a CDS encoding zinc ribbon domain-containing protein YjdM; translated protein: MSDIVLCPKCGSEFTYPQDDLMVCSQCFNEWNPEDYAANGQEKILDSNGNELVDGDTVVVIKDLPVKGAPKPVKAGTKVKNIRLNYDSDHNISCKIDGFGAMGLKSEFVRKA
- a CDS encoding Tex family protein, whose protein sequence is MTLTQYIQKQTQLAEKSVENTLQLLGEGGTIPFIARYRKDRTGNLDEMAIEQILKGQKQYEEIQKRKETILKTIAEQQQLSAELEQKITQSFDLQELEDLYLPYKKRRKTKADTAREQGLEPLAKILMAQNSDEIERTAQRYISAERPNVEAVLQGACDIIAEWINENIFVRKRLRQLFQRTAKIVTKITKKGKENPDDAQKYQQYFDWNESLSRVPSHRLLAMLRAENEGFIKVKIEVNTDDALAFLEQNFIKNQRKTAPYIAQACHEAYKRLLEPSIANEILSDAKAKADEKAIAIFADNLKQLLLAAPLGEKRILAIDPGYRTGCKVVCLDEKGDLLYNETIFPHAPQHETALAMKKIRSMVSTYQIEAIAIGNGTASRETELFVKKIKFDRDLQVFVVSEAGASVYSASKIAREEFPNYDVTVRGAVSIGRRLSDPLAELVKIDPKSIGVGQYQHDVDATLLKEELDKTVIHSVNAVGVNLNTASQSLLRYVSGIGYKMAENIVNYRSEHGAFRNRNDLKKVPRLGEKVFQQAAAFVRIKDGENPLDNSAVHPEAYPIVEKMAKKVGLHTAELIANKAKIQQINPEDFTTETVGILGIRDILKELEKPGLDPRQHAQIFEFDPTVKTLADLKVGMILPGIVNNITAFGCFVDIGIKESGLIHISQLTDGFVDDVNAHVKLHQPISVQVLEVDAPRKRIALKKV
- a CDS encoding acyl-CoA thioesterase, which encodes MNYHTRKWIKPEDLNPNHSLFGGRLLEWIDEEAALYAIIQLENPRTVTKYMSEINFVSSAKQGDIIEIGLEPVHFGSSSLTLRCEVRNKMTHQPIITIEKIVMVALDENGTPQPHGKTKIEYVKDRLK